One Gordonia zhaorongruii DNA segment encodes these proteins:
- a CDS encoding putative transporter small subunit, whose product MSGFWLTLYVLVWPVMTFGTLVLIVSAFVKEWRTARKEGRSII is encoded by the coding sequence ATGAGCGGATTTTGGCTCACCCTGTACGTGCTCGTCTGGCCCGTGATGACCTTCGGGACCCTCGTTCTGATCGTCAGCGCCTTCGTCAAGGAGTGGCGCACTGCCCGCAAGGAGGGGCGCAGCATCATCTGA
- a CDS encoding sodium:solute symporter family protein codes for MSGPVVLILFFAFFGTSLWIALRIGRKQENADGYMTGGGQIGFGISAASMTATWIWASSMYASATSGFQYGLSGPIHYGLWGALMILLIYPFGRRIRKVAPNAHTIAEVMFARHGRSSQLLLAGSNVLGSLISLTSNLIAGGALVDMLSPYSFTQGIVAIGGGVLLYTLWSGFRASVLTDFVQVVFMLGAVVIIIPVVFFAAGGPDMFTSGAINLTPSQGNFFSSDAFYNQGAPYIAAVLAYAIGNQTIAQRLFAVREDLIKKTFVTATVGYGSAIIGIGMLGVIALYAGIEPMGGEVNNLIPQMAATYLTPALLCLFFVMIIGSLSSTADADMTALASIVMTDMYGQNVAGKAKANPAKMVLIGRITMVVATVAAMFFAGSNLNILDLLVFVGAIWGALVFPVIASFYWDRVTNAAFTAGVLAGLAFFLPVRFEWLSMNGATGIFFDVLSTIGIGVVLGLMAFGFFGKKPALTIAIVAIVAAAPFSIGFLHQHAVLSASLVAYAVSTMVCIAVSMMNTDKHFDFALIAQRTGTFDDRAEPDERLDAEVDELTENDRDGTATATVSGEEDK; via the coding sequence TTGTCCGGACCTGTCGTTCTAATTCTGTTCTTCGCGTTCTTCGGTACCAGCCTCTGGATCGCCTTGCGCATCGGCCGTAAGCAGGAGAACGCCGACGGCTACATGACCGGTGGCGGACAGATCGGCTTCGGCATCTCGGCCGCCTCCATGACCGCGACCTGGATCTGGGCGTCGTCGATGTACGCCTCGGCGACGTCGGGGTTCCAGTACGGGCTCTCCGGCCCCATCCACTACGGGTTGTGGGGCGCCCTGATGATCCTGCTGATCTACCCGTTCGGCAGGCGGATCCGCAAGGTCGCCCCGAACGCGCACACGATCGCCGAGGTCATGTTCGCCCGCCACGGCCGCTCCAGCCAGCTGCTGCTCGCCGGTTCCAACGTGCTCGGCAGCCTGATCAGTCTGACGTCGAACCTGATCGCGGGCGGCGCGCTCGTCGACATGCTGTCGCCCTACTCGTTCACCCAGGGCATCGTCGCCATCGGCGGCGGTGTGCTCCTGTACACGCTGTGGTCGGGCTTCCGGGCTTCGGTGCTCACCGACTTCGTGCAGGTCGTCTTCATGCTCGGCGCCGTCGTCATCATCATTCCGGTGGTCTTCTTCGCGGCCGGCGGTCCGGACATGTTCACCTCGGGTGCGATCAACCTGACTCCGTCCCAGGGGAACTTCTTCTCCTCGGATGCCTTCTACAACCAGGGCGCGCCCTACATCGCAGCGGTCCTCGCCTACGCCATCGGCAATCAGACGATCGCTCAGCGCCTGTTCGCCGTCCGTGAGGATCTGATCAAGAAGACCTTCGTCACCGCGACCGTCGGTTACGGCTCGGCGATCATCGGTATCGGCATGCTGGGCGTCATCGCGCTGTACGCAGGCATCGAGCCGATGGGCGGCGAGGTCAACAACCTGATCCCGCAGATGGCCGCGACCTACCTCACGCCTGCGTTGCTCTGCCTGTTCTTCGTGATGATCATCGGCTCGCTGTCGTCCACCGCGGACGCCGACATGACCGCCCTCGCCTCCATCGTGATGACCGACATGTACGGGCAGAACGTCGCAGGCAAGGCCAAGGCCAATCCGGCGAAGATGGTGCTCATCGGACGCATCACGATGGTGGTCGCAACGGTGGCGGCGATGTTCTTCGCCGGTTCCAACCTGAACATCCTCGATCTGCTCGTGTTCGTCGGCGCGATCTGGGGCGCACTGGTGTTCCCGGTGATCGCGAGCTTCTACTGGGACCGCGTCACCAATGCCGCTTTCACCGCGGGCGTGCTCGCCGGCCTCGCCTTCTTCCTGCCGGTCCGCTTCGAGTGGCTCAGCATGAACGGCGCCACGGGCATCTTCTTCGATGTGCTGTCGACGATCGGCATCGGCGTGGTCCTCGGTCTGATGGCCTTCGGCTTCTTCGGCAAGAAGCCGGCCCTGACGATCGCGATCGTCGCGATCGTCGCGGCAGCGCCGTTCTCGATCGGGTTCCTGCATCAGCACGCGGTGCTGTCCGCATCACTCGTCGCCTACGCCGTCAGCACCATGGTCTGCATCGCAGTCAGCATGATGAACACCGACAAGCACTTCGACTTCGCGCTCATCGCCCAGCGCACCGGCACCTTCGACGACCGGGCCGAGCCCGATGAACGACTCGACGCCGAAGTCGATGAGCTCACCGAGAACGATCGGGACGGGACCGCCACGGCCACCGTTTCCGGAGAGGAAGACAAATGA
- a CDS encoding MFS transporter, producing the protein MRESTVNTDVRARPAGSEGSPAARPRNLTWIVLALALGGFGIGTTEFVAMGLLPNIAGDIGVAEPTASHIISAYAMGVVVGAPVIAVLAARVSRRTLLIGLMIAFTVGNALSLIAPSYGTLMVARFVAGLPHGAYFGVAALVAAHLAGPGKRAQAVGQVMLGLSVANVVGVPVATWLGQSLGWRSALGLVVAIGAVTVLALWRVIPGLTGMTTSDPRTELRGLKSGQIWLTLFVGMIGFGGFFAFYTYLNTALTSLGGLSESVVPIALMMFGGGMVVGNIVGGRLADRYGDRAIAFGMAGAAITLILFATLVTTGWPAIVIAFLVGSTGSAAIPGLQTRLMDVAQDAQTMAAALNHSALNVANALGAWLGGVVIAAGYSYRAPSIVGAALATGGLLVLVVAVVTRKRIAASRPGAPVG; encoded by the coding sequence GTGCGCGAATCGACTGTGAACACCGATGTCCGAGCCCGGCCCGCGGGCTCCGAGGGGTCTCCAGCTGCGAGGCCGCGGAACCTGACGTGGATCGTGCTCGCGCTGGCGCTCGGCGGCTTCGGGATCGGAACCACCGAATTCGTGGCGATGGGACTGCTGCCGAACATCGCGGGCGACATCGGCGTCGCCGAACCGACGGCGAGCCACATCATCTCGGCGTACGCGATGGGCGTGGTGGTCGGCGCCCCGGTGATCGCCGTACTGGCGGCCAGGGTCTCCCGCCGCACACTGCTGATCGGCCTCATGATCGCGTTCACCGTAGGTAACGCGCTGAGTCTGATCGCGCCGTCGTACGGCACGCTGATGGTCGCGCGCTTCGTCGCCGGCCTCCCGCACGGCGCGTACTTCGGGGTCGCAGCTCTGGTCGCCGCGCACCTGGCGGGTCCGGGGAAGCGGGCGCAGGCGGTGGGCCAGGTGATGCTCGGACTCTCCGTCGCCAACGTCGTCGGCGTGCCGGTCGCGACCTGGTTGGGCCAGTCGCTCGGCTGGCGGTCGGCATTGGGTCTCGTCGTCGCCATCGGGGCGGTGACCGTGCTCGCCCTGTGGCGCGTGATCCCGGGTCTCACCGGTATGACGACGTCGGACCCACGGACCGAGCTGCGCGGCCTGAAAAGCGGCCAGATCTGGCTCACCCTGTTCGTCGGCATGATCGGGTTCGGCGGCTTCTTCGCCTTCTACACGTATCTGAACACGGCCCTCACATCCCTGGGCGGCCTCTCCGAATCGGTGGTGCCGATCGCACTCATGATGTTCGGCGGCGGCATGGTGGTCGGCAACATCGTCGGCGGTCGGCTCGCCGACCGCTACGGGGATCGGGCCATCGCATTCGGGATGGCGGGCGCCGCGATCACCCTGATCCTGTTCGCGACTCTGGTCACCACGGGCTGGCCCGCCATCGTCATCGCGTTCCTCGTCGGCTCGACGGGGTCGGCCGCGATCCCGGGTCTGCAGACACGACTCATGGATGTCGCGCAGGACGCTCAGACGATGGCTGCGGCTCTCAACCACTCGGCGCTCAACGTGGCGAACGCACTGGGTGCGTGGCTGGGAGGTGTCGTGATCGCCGCAGGTTACAGCTATCGGGCACCCTCGATCGTGGGTGCGGCACTGGCCACCGGTGGCCTGCTCGTTCTCGTCGTCGCCGTGGTGACCCGCAAGCGCATCGCCGCGTCGCGCCCCGGCGCTCCGGTCGGCTGA
- a CDS encoding exodeoxyribonuclease III, with product MVTPSSFAITTVNVNGIRAAVKQRNENNHGMIPWLSSELPDVLLMQEVRADEATARKALASALDAGWHLSMAESDVKGRSGVGILSRTAPTAVRIGFGSDEFDTAGRYLEADFELGGETVTAASLYLPSGAARTENPKDVEKYEEKVRFLDEFGPYLDRLLASGRQIVIAGDWNIAHDERDIKNWKGNRKNSGFLPHERDWVSARLDSGWVDVAREHHGDVDGPYAWWSWRGKAFDNDAGWRIDYHLVSPALAGRATRTHVGRAQAYDRRWSDHAPVTAVFG from the coding sequence ATCGTGACCCCCTCGAGCTTCGCGATCACCACCGTCAACGTCAACGGCATCCGCGCCGCCGTCAAGCAGCGCAACGAGAACAACCACGGGATGATCCCGTGGTTGTCGTCCGAACTGCCCGATGTGCTGCTCATGCAGGAAGTCCGCGCAGACGAGGCGACCGCACGTAAAGCACTGGCATCGGCCTTGGACGCGGGGTGGCACCTGTCGATGGCCGAATCGGACGTCAAGGGACGTTCCGGGGTCGGAATCCTCTCGCGCACGGCGCCGACCGCAGTGCGCATCGGCTTCGGGAGCGACGAGTTCGACACCGCGGGCCGCTATCTCGAGGCCGACTTCGAACTCGGTGGCGAGACGGTCACCGCGGCGAGTCTGTACCTGCCGTCCGGTGCCGCCAGAACCGAGAACCCGAAGGACGTCGAGAAGTACGAGGAGAAGGTGCGCTTCCTCGATGAGTTCGGGCCGTACCTCGACCGGCTCCTGGCGAGTGGCCGACAGATCGTGATCGCCGGTGACTGGAACATCGCCCATGACGAGCGCGACATCAAGAACTGGAAGGGAAACCGGAAGAATTCGGGTTTCCTTCCGCACGAACGGGATTGGGTGTCGGCGCGGCTGGATTCCGGCTGGGTCGACGTCGCACGGGAGCACCACGGCGACGTGGACGGGCCCTACGCGTGGTGGTCGTGGCGCGGCAAGGCGTTCGACAACGACGCGGGATGGCGGATCGACTACCACCTGGTGAGCCCGGCGCTGGCCGGACGTGCGACGCGCACCCATGTCGGCCGCGCGCAGGCGTACGACCGCCGATGGTCCGACCATGCCCCGGTGACCGCCGTCTTCGGGTGA
- the trpS gene encoding tryptophan--tRNA ligase translates to MTSSAPRRVLSGIQPTSDSFHLGNYLGAVKQWVELQDEYDETFYFIPDMHALTVQFDPKELRERTRRSVAQLLAVGVDPQRSAVYVQSHVPEIAQLTWILSCLTGFGEAGRMTQFKDKSAKSGQDAAGVGLFTYPILMAADILAFQVDAVPVGEDQRQHLELTRDLAQRFNTRFGKALTVPKPHIVQEFAKIYDLQNPTAKMSKSAATDAGLVNLLDDPKRSAKKIRSAVTDNDRIIAFDREAKPGVSNLLTIASALTGRAVDEIVASYEGKGYGDLKVDTAQILTDFVSPLRGKVDEILADPTYIDSVLADGAARAREVASVTLADVYDKVGFVLPKG, encoded by the coding sequence ATGACCTCATCCGCCCCGCGCCGCGTCCTGTCCGGAATCCAGCCGACGAGTGACTCGTTCCATCTCGGTAACTATCTGGGTGCGGTGAAGCAGTGGGTGGAGCTGCAGGACGAATACGACGAGACGTTCTACTTCATTCCGGACATGCACGCGCTCACCGTGCAGTTCGATCCGAAGGAACTGCGCGAGCGCACGCGCCGCAGCGTCGCCCAGCTTCTCGCAGTCGGCGTCGATCCGCAGCGGTCGGCCGTCTACGTGCAGTCGCACGTCCCGGAGATCGCGCAACTCACCTGGATCCTGAGCTGCCTCACCGGATTCGGTGAAGCCGGACGGATGACCCAGTTCAAGGACAAGTCGGCCAAATCCGGGCAGGACGCGGCGGGTGTGGGTCTGTTCACCTACCCGATCCTGATGGCCGCCGACATCCTCGCATTCCAGGTGGACGCGGTCCCGGTCGGCGAGGACCAGCGTCAGCACCTGGAACTGACCCGCGATCTCGCGCAGCGCTTCAACACCCGGTTCGGCAAGGCGCTCACGGTCCCGAAGCCGCACATCGTGCAGGAGTTCGCCAAGATCTACGACCTCCAGAACCCGACCGCCAAGATGAGCAAGTCGGCCGCAACCGACGCCGGACTGGTCAACCTGCTGGACGACCCGAAGCGGTCGGCGAAGAAGATCCGCTCCGCGGTCACCGACAACGACCGGATCATCGCCTTCGATCGCGAGGCGAAGCCCGGAGTCTCGAACCTGCTCACCATCGCCTCCGCTCTCACCGGGCGCGCGGTCGACGAGATCGTCGCCTCGTACGAGGGCAAGGGCTACGGCGACCTGAAAGTGGACACCGCGCAGATCCTCACCGACTTCGTCTCGCCGCTGCGCGGGAAGGTCGACGAGATCCTGGCCGACCCGACGTACATCGACTCGGTGCTGGCCGACGGTGCGGCCCGCGCGCGCGAGGTCGCGTCGGTCACGCTCGCCGACGTGTACGACAAGGTCGGCTTCGTGCTGCCGAAGGGCTGA
- a CDS encoding YhjD/YihY/BrkB family envelope integrity protein: protein MDRIKALIARLKAFLATVMNWPPVARLMAMQEHYNQRRGNTYAAAISFIGILSLVPILMVAFAATAFVLASRPELIQDITDAVVENVPGELGTQLNDIINSAIESRRAVGVIGLVSAAVTGLGWMALVRMGLSEMWGGRKKRSAVMGKVYDLVNFVLLGALFVGTIAITVFASGPVGKWVLGLVGVEDTWWGKWILRIAAIIISVVATWLLFSVVLSKLPLQQLPIRVVMPGALVTAIVFEILKSLGSVYLQSVMSSPAGAAFGPIIGVMVFAYLASRIVLYASAWNATNPANEKYLTVDEVENGDDDTKEPVYLAPIQKVSNGPKAREIVTAAGVGAAVATVASAVTSKTGSNKTGSNKTGSSKKRGRK from the coding sequence GTGGACCGCATCAAAGCCCTAATCGCCCGCCTGAAGGCATTCCTTGCGACAGTGATGAACTGGCCGCCGGTCGCCCGCCTGATGGCGATGCAGGAGCACTACAACCAGCGACGCGGTAACACGTACGCTGCCGCGATCAGCTTCATCGGGATCCTGTCGCTGGTGCCGATTCTGATGGTCGCGTTCGCGGCCACGGCGTTCGTTCTGGCCAGCCGGCCGGAGTTGATCCAGGACATCACCGACGCGGTGGTGGAGAACGTCCCCGGTGAACTGGGCACGCAGCTCAACGACATCATCAACTCGGCGATCGAGTCCCGTCGCGCCGTCGGTGTCATCGGTCTGGTGAGCGCCGCGGTCACCGGCCTCGGCTGGATGGCCCTGGTCCGTATGGGACTCAGTGAGATGTGGGGAGGCCGCAAGAAGCGCAGCGCGGTCATGGGCAAGGTCTACGACCTCGTCAACTTCGTTCTTCTCGGCGCCCTGTTCGTGGGCACGATCGCGATCACCGTGTTCGCGTCCGGTCCGGTCGGGAAGTGGGTCCTCGGACTGGTCGGGGTCGAGGACACGTGGTGGGGCAAGTGGATTCTGCGCATCGCGGCCATCATCATCTCGGTCGTCGCGACCTGGTTGCTGTTCAGCGTCGTGCTCTCCAAGCTGCCGTTGCAGCAACTGCCCATTCGCGTGGTGATGCCCGGCGCCCTCGTGACGGCGATCGTGTTCGAGATCTTGAAGTCGCTGGGGTCGGTGTACCTGCAGTCGGTGATGAGCAGTCCCGCCGGTGCGGCATTCGGTCCGATCATCGGTGTGATGGTGTTCGCATACCTGGCGTCGCGCATCGTGCTGTACGCGTCGGCCTGGAACGCCACGAACCCGGCCAACGAGAAGTACCTGACCGTAGACGAGGTCGAGAACGGCGACGACGACACGAAGGAACCGGTCTACCTGGCGCCCATCCAGAAGGTGTCGAACGGACCCAAGGCACGTGAGATCGTGACGGCGGCCGGCGTCGGTGCGGCTGTGGCGACCGTCGCCTCTGCGGTCACGAGCAAGACCGGGTCGAACAAGACTGGGTCGAACAAGACTGGGTCGAGCAAGAAGCGCGGCCGTAAGTAG